The Lacerta agilis isolate rLacAgi1 chromosome 5, rLacAgi1.pri, whole genome shotgun sequence genome has a segment encoding these proteins:
- the ZNF503 gene encoding zinc finger protein 503 encodes MITSPLLSAVRSSQHGGGGGGGGAAAAGGGGARDLGSSSSSSSSGSDLPWQSGHSGISTSGGNSSSSSSKPFFHSVPPSDPLRQANRLPIKVLKMLTARTGHILHPEYLQPLPSTPVSPIELDAKKSPLALLAQTCSQIGKPDPSPSSKLSSVTSNGSDKDSSKSGPLKLSDIGVEDKSSFKPYSKPGADKKEASAGVGGSAAASGGGSGGGGGGGGNEKSGFRVPSATCQPFTPRTGSPTSSASACSPGLLPGTDGKAGDADKKDSSDGCGAKGGSEPSGGHGRLGAGCGGITAELSQAAHESAKGLLASSSSSSSSSSASSDSSSCGGSNTVTSSSSAAAVLSSGLVAPVSPYKPGQTVFPLPPAGMSYPGSLAGAYAGYPPQFLPHGVTLDPTKSGSLQLAGSLGCSKAGSSPLAGASPPSVMTASLCRDPYCLSYHCASHLAGAASASCAHDQALKSGYPLMYPTHPLHTMHSSLSGATPPSLAGHPLYPYGFMLPNDPQPHICNWVSANGPCDKRFSTSEELLSHLRTHTAFPGTDKLLSSYPSSTSLASAAAAAMACHMHIPTTVAPGSPGTLALRSPHHALGLSSRYHPYSKSPLPTPGAPVPVPAATGPYYSPYALYGQRLTTASALGYQ; translated from the exons CCTGGCAAAGCGGACACTCTGGGATTTCTACCagcggcggcaacagcagcagcagcagcagcaaaccttTCTTCCACTCTGTTCCACCCTCGGACCCTTTGCGCCAGGCGAATCGGCTCCCCATCAAAGTCCTGAAAATGCTTACGGCACGGACTGGACACATTTTGCACCCCGAATACCTTCAGCCTTTGCCTTCCACCCCAGTCAGCCCCATCGAG TTAGACGCGAAGAAGAGCCCGCTGGCTCTCCTGGCTCAGACTTGCTCGCAGATCGGCAAGCCCGACCCGTCGCCGTCGTCCAAGCTTTCGTCGGTCACGTCGAACGGCAGTGACAAGGACTCTTCCAAGTCGGGCCCGCTGAAACTCAGCGACATCGGCGTAGAGGACAAGTCCAGCTTCAAGCCTTACTCCAAGCCCGGCGCGGACAAGAAAGAGGCGTCGGCGGGCGTCGGGGGCTCGGCGGCCGCCTCGGGGGGAGgctcgggcggcggcggcggcggcggcggcaacgaGAAGTCGGGCTTCCGTGTGCCGAGCGCCACCTGCCAGCCGTTCACGCCAAGGACAGGCAGCCCCACGTCCAGCGCCTCGGCCTGCTCGCCCGGCCTGCTGCCTGGCACTGACGGCAAGGCCGGCGACGCGGACAAGAAGGACTCTTCCGACGGCTGCGGCGCCAAGGGGGGCTCGGAGCCGTCCGGGGGCCACGGTCGGCTGGGCGCAGGCTGTGGCGGGATTACTGCGGAGCTGAGCCAAGCGGCCCACGAGAGCGCAAAGGGCCTCCTGGcgtcgtcctcctcctcgtcgtcgtcgtcgtccgcGTCGTCGGACTCGTCCTCCTGCGGCGGCAGCAACACGGTCACATCCTCGTCGTCGGCCGCGGCGGTGCTGAGTTCGGGCTTGGTGGCCCCGGTGTCTCCCTACAAGCCCGGCCAGACGGTGTTTCCGCTGCCACCAGCCGGCATGAGCTACCCGGGCTCCCTCGCTGGAGCGTACGCGGGCTACCCGCCGCAGTTCCTGCCACATGGCGTGACGCTCGACCCCACCAAGTCCGGCAGCCTGCAGCTGGCCGGTAGCCTGGGCTGCAGCAAAGCCGGCTCCAGCCCTCTGGCCGGCGCGTCCCCGCCATCGGTGATGACGGCCAGCCTGTGCCGAGACCCCTATTGCCTGAGCTACCACTGCGCCAGCCACTTGGCCGGCGCCGCCAGCGCTTCGTGCGCGCACGACCAGGCGCTCAAGTCCGGCTACCCGCTGATGTACCCGACTCACCCGCTGCACACGATGCACTCGTCGCTGAGCGGAGCCACGCCGCCCTCGCTGGCAGGCCACCCCTTGTACCCTTACGGCTTCATGCTCCCCAACGACCCCCAGCCGCACATCTGCAACTGGGTGTCGGCCAACGGACCGTGCGACAAGCGCTTCTCCACGTCGGAAGAGCTGCTCAGCCACTTGCGGACTCACACGGCCTTCCCGGGCACGGACAAGCTGCTGTCCAGCTACCCGAGCTCCACTTCCTTAGCcagcgcggcggcagcggccATGGCTTGCCACATGCACATCCCCACCACCGTTGCCCCCGGAAGCCCCGGCACCTTGGCTTTGCGCAGCCCGCACCACGCCTTGGGACTCAGCAGCCGCTACCACCCTTATTCAAAGAGCCCCTTGCCCACCCCGGGAGCCCCCGTGCCTGTCCCGGCGGCAACGGGACCGTATTACTCCCCTTACGCACTCTATGGGCAAAGACTGACGACAGCGTCCGCTTTGGGATATCAGTGA